The DNA sequence ACAGCCTGAGATTTCAAGTTGGACCCCGCATGGCCAGCCAGCAACCGATTCGGCGATCAAATTGACAGAGCGAAGTGATGTTCCTTTGCAGATTGAACCCTACGAGTTTCTGAAGGTACACCTCCATAGATTCTATCCCGAGCTCACCCCTAATATCGATCTGGCATCTGGCTCCGGTCATTTGgcgcaaaattttattttgagtaatttcgatttgatttaaggtgattcgatggacgccatattttgtatccgaacggcatgcgatatatcgcatcaactgGCTCCAttctttcagctactcgtcattttcctccaatttcgagatcgcaattctgttgtcaggagactaaagcactcacttaccaatttatgcgatatatcgcatgccattctgacaaaaaatatggcgtccgtcgaatcaccttaagttagAATTTGCTGCGCAGGCCCACGTCTGGCTGCCAAAAGCCCAGATTGGCTTTATCATGGATTTATATAGgagaattttgttgtttttaatttgGAGCGCTTACCTAGAAGCCAAAACATTTTTCTATGCTTAAGTTCAATCTGCTTTCGTTTAGTTTGGGTTATGTTCTCTCCATGATAATTTGCTATCCGTGATAAGGCCAAGATAAGTAGCCTTAAATGCGTTAGGGATTGCAGTATTCTTTAAAATCATAGGTATGTGAACATAGGGGTGCAAAGTAATCATCGGATCCTCAGTCGCCTCAATTTGACCCACTGTCTTACTTCCTTTATGAGAGAGGACAGATGAAGCGACccgcaaaacgccttcatttcctgAAATACTTCCCGCATATCCATActgttaaaatagttgcatgctgCAACCTGACCGATAGGGCTCATATAAGAGGACGCTCTGACCTCTGACGAAGTATTCAACTGTTCAGTAATATGCATTTAATGGTtacaggacatttcgtcaacgattttttgtccgcgcacctgttttttccagtatagtttacgtccacgcgttttttcggaaggggagttttggtccacttaccacttgagatccaaagttaattggtccacatgtaaatacaaacggcAATCCAAACGACAtgtttggatgaaaatgtttaatgtcttggaagaatgagggtttgcttgttttttttttttttttgttttttttgctccaacggagaaaaatatgtaattgagatttttggtaaaaatgagggagcgtcatttccatgagagaaaattcactaaaaatctctacacctctttggtgcaacaggactcacaaaattatctttcaagaaaatctcatatttttatacctgaactggaaaaccttttgatttgcctcagctaaaggatcTCTTTTTCCTGTGCATGATAACTTCACTTCTGCACTGGTTTGCGCGGGGCTTCGAGCTACTTtttcgccacggaggtgttgcacagtatcatatgagatcgaaggcaccccaacgtatcatgattgatgtcatctttcaaaagcacgaagttccctcgcaaattaaatcgagtgacgacaacaaaaagagagcggtagtcgaaaaacttactgtcctagtatctgtatttaataacgtgaagtatgatttttaacttcattagaggaacaagtgacctaatttaaggagaaatattctcaaatttaccgccgagaagatttcctaaaaaagtaaagagagaataataaagaaaataatgtttccttaaagaagaaaagacgCTTTTATAAAACagaaagtcacttacatcaagcagaaatccACTTTTGTTCACcttttttattcttgattcaaaataaaatcttcttgacggcaacctcaagaatgttccttcatctctcttatctcgacttattttgcaaggaaagttccgtactcttaaaggatgtatgtcattcttattgttggtatgttggagtgccttcaatttcgtataatactgtacaacacctccattgtgaaatagtgaagcggTGGCACGTGGCATGCTGTggcgcggccagccagccagcacggaacgcgcattggcgcctacaaacctaagggatacctcaagcattgcgcaatgcgtgaagtatctgcttaggtttgtaggcgccagtgcgcggtacgtgctggcagcacgtcgcatcactccgcttCATGCTAGAgcctattatttaaactcgcggagttagcgtttttcaactcatgattttcatTTGTTTGCACACTCTCcatggattactttaatttaaattgataaaaaatatatgtatatgaaaggaacattttaagtgtgttttgtaaatattaaggtgtttccttgtcgtatttaatgattttcaaagcacattaattttttcctttatattttgtgctcttactgtgctgcagcgtggtgtgagcgcaaccaaacgctcaaaataggacgtatttgactctgaaagatcgatgtacaaatgggctaaaaccgaagattgcgtgcttctcggttttcccctcttttattcatttgtgcatagtttctttcgacacaactactgctcattgactttaatatcgatgccatcgcttagAAAAGGTTCTACAAATGTtggccacgttttaaaaatgtaaatatttttaaaataaagtaatattttcatttaaaaaaaaagtattgataaggtttatttttcatcgaaaattttaaggatggaaataaaaccaaatgaTTCACCCacgacaatttaaaaagattgatcaaaagaaggaaataacatttcatttaaaaaatgagttaccacaactcttccgtctctctcaattttctcatttcattattgtcaatataattttacatacggactaaaatatgacacttggaccaagtcactgttgcttacttcacgcgtggacataaactactggaaaaaacaggagtgcggacaaaaaatcgtcggcggaatgccctgaaacccattttatcgactttgaattttcgatagaggaaaatttaagaccagttgaattcaaaattactcttaagttttttctttcttgttttttaataaaatgcgaCTTGGTATGTGGTTCTATGAAATGCGTTCCGCCATTTCATTCATGAAGAATTTTTCTAAATACAAAGGGGTAGACCTAATACCGTCCGGAGGATCTCTATTTTCACCTCAGCATCAAGTacttttttgagctcgggagttgacttcaaagaaaaaaataattctatcCCGCGAAATTTGttgattaattaattgattaattcGAAAATCTTTGCTCTGTGCGAGAACTCTATCTACTTGTTTTTACGTGTAAATAttgatttctttatttatttccgcAGATATTTCAGTTACTTCTAGTGCAAGGGAagaaatggattgctgatttaacagttAAATTGTTATAAAAATacgtccgacatgtttcaaatataCATTTTACAACGAAGTCACATTTTAAtgctaatttattttcattatgaaatctacattgaataatttccggcaattttttaaactctataaaattgttaaatcagcaatttcgtTTTTTCCCGTAAGGCGCAGCCATAAATTTTTAATAGAAGGAAGGGGCTCATAGGTAACACATTCCTATAAATTGAAAACGTTTCCCATCATGGAAtactgcactgggaaaaaaacacattggatctagaatccagactcttgaaaacatcgacaagaaaaaatactcttgattcgatcggatttttgcttagatcaagaaccaagcctcttaatttgagcggatttcattttgatttaagcaaaaatctgattgaattaagagtatgttttcttgtcaatgttttcaagagtctggaagctagatccatttttttttttttttttttttttttttttttttttccagtgtggtggtaagcgtgggattagccaatagaggctatttgaaatttgtaaaaaaaaaaaaaacataaaaaaggagaggggggTGTCCAGAATCCTCTCTGGCTAATTTCAGTctcctgattttttcttgattccaGAAACGCGAAACTCCCGATCCTGGCTACTTCTACCTCTACCTCTACCTCTACCTCTACCTCTACCTCTACCTCTACCCCTACCTCTACCTCTACCTCTACCTCTACCTCTACCTCTACCTCTACCTCTACCTCTACCTCTACCTCTACCTCTACCTTTACCTCTACCTCTACCTCTACCTCTCTCTCTACCTCTACCTCTACCTTCTACCTACCTTCTACCTCTCTGGCTATTTcagtttcctgattttttcttgatttcagAAACGCGAAACTCCCGATCCTGGCTACCTCTACCTCTACCTCTACCTCTACCTCTACCTCTACCTTCTACCTTCTACCTACCTTCTACCTCTCTGGCTATTTcagtttcctgattttttcttgattccaGAAACGCGAAACTCCCGATCCTGGCTACCTCTACCTCTACCTCTACCTCTACCTCTACCTCTACCTTCTACCTTCTACCTACCTTCTCCCTCTCTAGCTACTTTcagtttcctgattttttttcttgattccaGAAACGCGAAACTCCCGATCCTACGCGACCCAACGAAGTCACAATCAAGGGACAAGAAGTTCGACTGGAGCCCGAACAAAACCAAGCGATATCAGCCGTCCTCGGTTCGGATCCCGGAGCGGTGCATGATCTGCAGCCTCGCGGACCGAAGCGTAATCAGTACGACCCGATACCCGTGACCTTCCACGTACCCAATCCGATGCCCCTGCTAGACGAGTACGGCCCGGGGGTCAAACAATTTGTCAGTGACGTCAACAGTGGGATGGAGAATGTTCTAAGATACAAGCCCGTCGTGAATAGGCGCCCTCACGCAGGAAATCTCGCCTACTTGGGTTATTTATCCAAGCAATATATTAAGAAACGTGTACTTCGCAGGAAACCATCGAACAATTACGACTATAGGAAATATGGGGTTGGTCCGCCGTTTGACACCCTCGCTAAGAATGGTCAGTCTGGTCGTCACGATAAGTACCAGGCTCCTCCGCCACCAGCAACCTCTCGTCATGCAAGAGACACTCGATCGCGAAGTGATTATTCCTCggattcttcctcttcttcacgCGGCTAGGTTATAATCAAAAGCCCGTATCAGACGTTCAAAGTAGAGGCTCCAAAGAGACTCACCGATTCATACACGATACTCACCGAACTGAATTTATAATTATTTGAAGTGAGCGTCAGATTTAACAAGGGTTTTTATAAAGAAACGTGTATCTTGAATATCAGTTTTAATTCTGTTTTGTGACTCATTGTccgtgtaaaattttatttaattttatttcacagTACCTAAAAAGGGTAGATATCATTTTTATAAAAGTCTAATTATACTTTTGCCagtaaatatatttattttcatgcaCATTTTAGGATTCATTCTGTATATATTTGTTGTTCCTTCTCCATTTTGATTCGCAGAAGAGCCATCAATGTCTATTAGCTCATTTTGAGAAAGTTATCTTCTTAAGGACTCCTGTAAGTTTGAGAACTTTGCTATCAAGAGTTTTGGGAATGGTAATGACAAGTTTTGGGGATGATAATGACGAGTTTTGGGGATGGTAATGGAGAATTATGGGAATGGTGATGGATAAGGATCTTAGTTTAGTTTACTAAACGTGGTATCCATTCAGTATCAtgaagtttaagaaaaaatgttctgCCTATTAAAAAGGTTCTCCCTCATTCTCTGAGCATTTTTCAGAGTTCATTCGGTGAGTCCGTATAAACATTTTAGAAATACATTTACCGCAACTGCTTAATGCATAGAGCAAATCTTCTAATGCGAAATGGAAAGTGAAggtcagcaaaaaaaaaacttgctccCTTGCTGCCATTTTTCTGGCAATTTCTTGTTTcagccttttttcttttcttccactTCTCATGCCgaccaaattaaaatttcacgtgaaagtGACCCGGCCTACCCAAAAAACGGAACAAATGTTCATTCAATTCATTTGAAATTCCGTGGTTTGAGAATCAAAACGGAacaatagaaagaaaaaaaaaaaaagtttgaaaatgaggaaaaaacagaaagaaaaaccaGTCACGGAGTCACATTGAGcgcaattaaaattttaccactTTTCTAATTGTATCTCTTGAATGATTTTAATGAATTCCTTGAATTTCTATGAAAATCCTGGTATATTTTCACAAAGATTTCGACGTGAGTCCGTGCAGTTCACTAGTAAATTAATGCATTTGTAGTCATTATTTGAGTATGAGGAACCAGGTTTGAGAGTTGAAGTATCAAGTAAGacattttttccgactttttgacccccctccttTTATCTTTGCGGGATCCGTGAGGCAACCTTCCCTGTATAGGTCTGGTgtacgcaagagatacagccaagtaAATACATTTTCTGAGCGTAAATTCACTCGAAAATCGCACGTTGGGCacataaaaaaagtctgaaTTCTGCTTTTTACCGCGCAATCTGCGTTGTTTCTAACAGAGTGCCTACATAGAGAGAGTACGGACGTCTCGAAATAtatagggcccaaaagggtaggtaacctatgaaaacgaaaaatgtcactatcaatctttagactctaatatcaaacgaaaatggacaaggaAATTCATtagtaagcattcttccgcaaaaatgataGGCAATCAGCATGGCAAAATACGAAACCGTGTGATCTACATCGATCATCAACAAAAATACGCTTACAGCGTCACTTGGATCGGCAAAAACCGTGCTTTGAGAAGTTATAATCTCTTTTATTCTCATGACTTTCCCAATCTGACGCACGAAGGTCAGAGATGAGTTGATTGGAGCCATTTTAATTTATATGGGAACTTTATGAGGTTACATCGTCCTAAATATAAAACATCAGCGTTCAATAGTAAATGCATTGACTTTTCCGTCGCGTTTCCATTTAGAAGTACCCCTTAAAATGTGTAGTAAGCCGGACTGAGAATGAGAACTTCATCTTCGTCCGCTCCGAATGGCTTGTTCTATTCCTCAACGGGAAAACCCCATTCCCCAAATTGAAACACGATCGCCCAGGTCTGACATACTTGAATAGGGCAAATGAAGGTTGAAATGTATACTTTTCCTGAATTCAATCGTTAAATCAATCGTTCAGGGTCATATAAAGTACAGGAAAACTGAAtgttatcttctttttttttttgacagctTTCAACTAACTTTGCATCACTCTGGTTTGTGTTATGCAGTGTGGTTGAATTTTATCACAAAAACGTACTCTTTCAAAACTTAAAgagggttgaaattattttgatgaaaagttGCACGCTGCGTGGGCAAAATAAGGCATATTACCgaaatttaatttcttcctccGTGTTTAACCATGACAGTGATGGCATTCCTCCCGATGATTCGAAAGTTATTCCACTTGAGTCTTCTCTTCATTAATCCGATTATTTCCAGCGTTTCGAGCAATTCATACCTTCAGCTGCCCATGGAAAACAGGTGGGAGTCTCTTCATTATCTTGCATTCACCGTATGTAAGTAAgtaaagtaagtaagtaaggccgaggccgggctggccggcgaggcgccctcaaggggccaaggcaactggcaactgccgtcgtgcaccccgaagttggaccgtactccttaacatatcttcgtactattgacacattgagtatcatctatattcccgcaaggctcagcagccgtctgatagccaacggaaggtcttatcaaagactgtggcagacgctgcagagcacggactttcggagcacggccatgcctccaccgagttggactgtgttgttgcaatctacactggtaggtagcgctggcagtcgcgcacactacgagtgattaccgatatttcacaacccagtcgaacagtgcagacggattacttactgggtgactatgtccctcccgcaccttgtaacctcgaagggtcagggtattggagtggcatagtcatccacagtcacgatgactgatatttgagtgtcctcaaatatcagtcacctccggggattgagcccgggacctcagtgttggcagcgaactgccttgaccactacaccactgaggctgactcATTCACCGTACGTCAAAACATAGTAAACAGAACCGAGCTAAAGTTGTTTTACACGGTAGATCTACATTCAGATCCGTCATTTCAGCAGCTCGTTCAAGACATGCATGCAACTGCAATTCAGACGGTCTCGATATCTGATCACAGAAAAATGACTGATTTGATGTTCACTGATcacagaaaaaatatcatctTCAATTTTAATGACGTTGATGAGCTGTTCGACTATACTTTTTGCACTTTATCGCAATCAGAGTATCATGAGCTGAACCGTGAAACGGGCCTTGAGCGTGGCACGAAGGACGCCATAAATCAGACAGTAGCGACCTTACCTCGttattgcattaaaattgatggactTCCATATCTTTGGACCCCCGAGGGTTGCAGGAAAGAGATAAGCATAACATCCACCGAACTAGAACATGGCTCAATTCATAGTAATTCAGTTTTCAATGCAACTCGCGGTTTCTACCGCAACAAGATTTGGAACTACCGGaaccatttaatttttctattaaaaaatgaGGGCCGAAGTATCAAAGGGCGGCCGCCGAAAGTGCCACGTAATGATACTCTCCCGAATTTCGAAGACGGCAAAAGTCTCGctccaattttttgtttctaattCTTTTGGCGCTTCTTCAAAGGCATGAAAACTGTCATATGTCACCCAGGCGGCTGTGAAAGATACGAGCCGTTCACGGAGAGCCTTCTTTTCTACAAGGACAGGACCGAGGCGGTCAGGGATTTTTTCGACTTCTCTTGGACAAACATGCACAAGAAACCTGTGAATTTTTGGGAAGACTATTCGAGACAAAGCGGTTTACAAACTGTAAACGCGGCAGCTTGGAGTAACTGGCATGGTTTTTATACAACCGTGCTTGAACACTTGAgacattctttaaattttactcATGATTATTCGGACGACTTTTCGTACGCAATAACGTACGACATAGAGTATGCACTCAGACACGACGTAGGCCTGGTTTTGTTTGAAACAGGAATAATTCTAGAGGGAAGTGATTATTCCAAACTCgatatatggactgcattttgcaatttggaactataaattctggcacatctgaaaaaacacctatgtgcatagggaaactaatggctcatacgttgtttttaaaccgggctagaatttatagttcctaattgcaaaattcagtccatatCTGTAAGTATTGACACGAGTGCGTTGTGCATTGCCACCCCTCACAGTGGTTACATGTCACAAGGCCTGGttattttcaagagtttttcaCCGGTTGTTTGGACATTTATCTCTGTAGCGATCACCACACTTGTCATGATGCAATTTATTTTCCAGTATTCGCAGTACAAACTATTCCATCGCTTCTATACAGATGCTGAGGTTGATTATTATAGGGAAACCTCCGCCCTGTTGACTGTCTATGCTTACTTCATCTGTGGGAGTCCACCATCTTTACATCTTGGTCATTTGTTTACAGGAAATatcctctttttaattttaagtttttctacgATTATTATTTCCACAGTTTTTTTGAGCGGCATGACAACATTACTTAGTGACAGGGTTTTGTATCCGGAAATCAATACTTTAAAAAGTTTGGAAGAATCTGACATGCTCATCCaaacttttgaggaaaaatggttTGAAACGAATCTTTTTGACTACTTGAACCAGTCCATGGAACTGCAAGCAAAACTTGCAGACAACTTGTATTATTACGAAAGAGAGATGAGCAGCCAGATATTTACTAGCCTGTTTGCACAGACTTGGAACAAAAGTGATCTTTTACATGACCCATTACCTGCATTTCTGCTCACTCACAAAAATATCGGAATTGAGATTGAGGAGGCCCATAAAAATATGCGTTCGACAGCAGAGACAGATGCCATTTTGGTGAGTGTACCTTTCTCTTCAAGACCACATAAAAATATTCGCGTAGGACATATAGTTTGCTTAAATTATCAATGGTATGAGTATCATTTAATGAGTGAATGCCTAATGACATATCCGTTGCTATTTTCATTTTCGAAAGATTCCTTCCTCTTCGATAAAGTGAATCACATGATGG is a window from the Bemisia tabaci chromosome 10, PGI_BMITA_v3 genome containing:
- the LOC109036891 gene encoding uncharacterized protein: MGNISLVLLALGVILWPSESRLLKREVQKEPENGPMQNLQARETPDKIQTEPEIVSLEPTEAALLEPWARRLQPEISSWTPHGQPATDSAIKLTERSDVPLQIEPYEFLKKRETPDPTRPNEVTIKGQEVRLEPEQNQAISAVLGSDPGAVHDLQPRGPKRNQYDPIPVTFHVPNPMPLLDEYGPGVKQFVSDVNSGMENVLRYKPVVNRRPHAGNLAYLGYLSKQYIKKRVLRRKPSNNYDYRKYGVGPPFDTLAKNGQSGRHDKYQAPPPPATSRHARDTRSRSDYSSDSSSSSRG